The nucleotide sequence TCGTCACGCCGCCCGGGATGCTGGCGATGTTCGACTACCTGGGGCGGGCGGACGATGCGCAGGCGCAGCGGCTGCGCATGACGGTGGGACAGCTCGGCGAGCTGAGCCGGTTGGTCCAGAGCCACCTGGAGTACCGGCTGGAGGTCAAACTGCGCGCGCCGCTGGTGATCCGGCGTCTCCGGGAGACGCTCGACCCGGTCCCCACCCCCTCGCTTTGACCCATCTGCCCCGCGTGATAAGATAGGCCTGCGGAGGTGGTCGCATGGAGATCGACCTGGAACGAACGAAGCGTGCGATTGCCCAGTTCGGGGCGGCGGTCGATGAGATCCGGCGTGCGGTGCGTCCCGGGCGGGCGGGGGTCGTGCGTGTCAATACCGACGACCGGGTGATCGAGCTGCCCCTGACGTGGGCCGCGGCCGCGTTCGCCGCGCTGGCCGTCGCCACCATTCTGAGTTCGGTGCCGCTCCGACGAGAGCGCGAGGAAGAGCCGCTCGGCATCGGCTGACCCACCAGCGCTCGCGCCTTGGTTTCGGTCGCCTCGAGCGTTCCGAACGGTCCCATTGCGGACGTGCGTCCGGCACGGGGTGATGGCTCGATTTCCCGATCCCGCCGCGGCCCTAGAGGGAGGGGTGGATGGATTTCCAAGACGTGATCATTGCCCTGGAGCGTTTTTGGGCGGGATACGGCTGCGTCATCGCGCAGCCGTACGACGTGGAGATGGGGGCCGGGACGATGCACCCGGCGACGTTCCTGCGGACGCTGGGCCCGGAGCCGTGGAAGGTCGCGTACGTGCAGCCGAGCCGGCGGCCGGCCGACGGCCGGTACGGGCAGAATCCGAATCGGCTCTACACGCACCTCCAGTACCAGGTGATCCTTAAGCCCACCCCGGCGGACGTGCAGGACCTCTACGTCCGCAGCGTCCGTGCGCTCGGCATCAACCCGCTCGACCACGACCTGCGCTTTTTGGAGGACAACTGGGAGGCGCCGACCCTCGGCGCGTGGGGGTTGGGGTGGCAGGTATTCCTCGACGGCCAAGAGATCAGCCAGTTCACCTACTTCCAGCAGGTCGGCGGGTTGGAGGTTCCGGCGATCTCCGCGGAGTTGACGTACGGCCTGGAGCGAATCGCGCAGTTCATCCAGCGCAAGGACAACGTGTTCGACCTGACCTGGGCCCCCGGGATCACCTACGGGGAGATCCGCCAGCAGGAGGAGTTCGAGCACTCCACCTACGCGTTCGAGACCGCGGACGTCGCGATGCTGGGGCAGCTGTTCGAGGCCTACGAGCGCGAGGCGCAGCGGTTGCTCGACGCCCGCCTCACCTCCCCGGCCTACGAATATGTCCTCAAGTGCTCGCACGTGTTCAACCTGCTCGACGCGCGCGGTGCGGTCGGGGTGGCGGAACGGGCGGTGCTGATGGGTCGGTGTCGCGCCCTCGCCCGCCGGTGCGCCGAACTGCACCTCGCCCGGCGCGAGGAGATGGGCTGGCCGCTGCTCAAGGGCCGCGTGCATGCCGCCTAAGCTCAGGCGTCCGCTCCGCCGCGCTCCCCGCGGCCGCTCGTCGACGCCGCGGCCGTCTCGCCTCGTGTTCGAGTTGGGCACCGAGGAACTTCCCCCCACGGCGGCCTGGGACGGCGCGGCGCAGATTCGCGAAGCCGCCCCTCTCGCGCTTCGCGCCGCCCGGATTCCCTGCGGGGCGGTGGCGGCGTACTCCACACCCCGCCGGATCGTCCTGGTCGTGGAGGACGTTGCTCCGCGCCAAGAGGATCTCGTCCGGGAGGTGCGCGGTCCGGCGGCGCGCGTGGCCTACGCGCCGGACGGGAACCCGACCAAGGCCGCGGAGGGGTTTGCCCGCGGCCAGGGGCTGCCCGTCGAGGCGCTGGAGCGGCGGACGACCCCCCAGGGCGAGTACGTGTACGCCGTCCTGCGGTCGCCGGGGGGTCCCACCGGCCAGGCGCTCCGCGAGGTGCTGCCGGCACTCGCGGCGGGGCTGACGTTCCCCCGGCCGATGCGGTGGGGGCCGGAGGGGGTCCGCTTCGCGCGCCCGGTTCGGTGGGTGCTCGCGCTCCTGGGGCGCCAGGTCATCCCCTGCCGCTTTGCGGACGTCGAGGCGGGCCGCCGCACCTACGGCCACCGCGTGCTCAGCCCGCGAGCCTTCCCGGTCGCCGAGGCGTCCGGGTTCGAATCGACGCTGCGGAAGCACTTCGTGATGCTTGATCCGGCGGACCGCCGCGAGCGGATCGCCGAGGCGGCGGCGCGCGTTGCGACACAGGTCGGGGGCCGTCCGATCCTCGACTCCGAACTCCTGGAGGAGACCGTGCAGTTGGTGGAGTGGCCCGAAGCCCTGGTCGGCCGCTTCGCGCCGGAGTTCCTGGCCCTGCCGCGGGAAGTGCTGATCACCGTGATGCAGCATCATCAGAAATACTTCGCGGTCGAGGACGCCCGGGGCCAGCTGCTGCCGAACTTCGTGGCCCTCCGCAACGGGGGAACCCGGGGGTTGGAGACCGTCCGGCAGGGAAACGAGTGGGTGCTCCGCGCGCGGCTGGCGGACGCGCGGTTCTTCTTCGCCGAAGACCGCAAGCGCCCGCTGAGCGCTCGGGTGCCCGAACTCACCGGCCTGGTCGTTCACGAACGGCTGGGCACGATGCGCGAGAAGACCGACCGCCTCGTGCGGCTTGCCGGCCGCTTGGCTGCGGCGCTGGCGATCCCGGGTGAGCGGGGCCTCGCGCTGGAGCGGGCCGCGCTGCTCAGCAAGGCCGACCTCGTCACGCAGGTGGTGAGGGAACTCCCCGAGCTTCAGGGGGTCATCGGGAGCATCTACGCCCGGCTGGACGGGGAGCCCGCGGCGGTCGCGGAGGCCCTCCGCGAGCAGTACCTGCCCCGGGGAGCCCAACTGCCTCAGTCCGAACTCGGCGCGGACCTCGCCCTGCTCGACAAACTCGACACCCTGCTCAGCGGGCTCGCCGCCGGATTGGCCGCCAGCGGCTCGCAGGATCCGTACGGCCTCCGCCGGGCCGCCGCCGGGATCGTCGCCATCGTCCTCGACCGCCATCTCCGGCTCGACCTGCGGGAATTCTCCCGCGCGGCGCTCGAGGACCTCACGCCCGCCCTCGACCCTGCGCGCCGGGCCGCCGCGCTGGACGGGGTGATGGATCTTCTCCGCCAGCGGCTGCGGACGGTTCTGATCGAAGGTGGGATCAGTTACGACACCGCGGACGCGGTCCTGGAGGCCGGCGCGGCCGACCCGGCGGACGCCGCGGCCCGGGCGCGCGCGCTGTGGGCGTTTCGGAAGCGGGCGGAGTTTGCGCGGCTCTACACCGCGTTCGATCGGGCGGCGCGCATCGTGCCGGGTGATTTTCAGGGCCGCGTGCACGCCGAGGCGCTCCAGGTGGACGCGGAGCGCAGTCTCCTGGCGGCGATCGAAGCGCTCGAGTCCCCCGGCGCCGCGGCGTCGGCCGACCTAGGACCGGCGGAGACGGTGCGCCACTACGAGCAGTCGTTTCGCCGACTCGCCGCACTCGGCGATCCCGTCGACCGGTTCTTTACCGATGTCCTGGTGATGGCCGAAGACGGAACGGCGCGGGCGAACCGACTCGCGCTGCTCGCCCGCGTCGTCGGGCTGGTGCGGCCGCTTGCCGATCTAACGCGCGTGGTCGTTGGAGAAGGAAAGGCTTCCCCGGATTCCTAAGTAGATACGGTTGGTCTATGAATGTGAGGTGACACCGATGGCGATACGCACGCTCGCCAAACCCACCCGCCGCCGGACCGCGGCCCGCCGGGCCGCCCGGGGGGGCAGGGTGTCGGCCCGGAAGCGCATCTGGCTGTTCGAAG is from bacterium and encodes:
- the glyQ gene encoding glycine--tRNA ligase subunit alpha, producing MDFQDVIIALERFWAGYGCVIAQPYDVEMGAGTMHPATFLRTLGPEPWKVAYVQPSRRPADGRYGQNPNRLYTHLQYQVILKPTPADVQDLYVRSVRALGINPLDHDLRFLEDNWEAPTLGAWGLGWQVFLDGQEISQFTYFQQVGGLEVPAISAELTYGLERIAQFIQRKDNVFDLTWAPGITYGEIRQQEEFEHSTYAFETADVAMLGQLFEAYEREAQRLLDARLTSPAYEYVLKCSHVFNLLDARGAVGVAERAVLMGRCRALARRCAELHLARREEMGWPLLKGRVHAA
- the glyS gene encoding glycine--tRNA ligase subunit beta, with protein sequence MPPKLRRPLRRAPRGRSSTPRPSRLVFELGTEELPPTAAWDGAAQIREAAPLALRAARIPCGAVAAYSTPRRIVLVVEDVAPRQEDLVREVRGPAARVAYAPDGNPTKAAEGFARGQGLPVEALERRTTPQGEYVYAVLRSPGGPTGQALREVLPALAAGLTFPRPMRWGPEGVRFARPVRWVLALLGRQVIPCRFADVEAGRRTYGHRVLSPRAFPVAEASGFESTLRKHFVMLDPADRRERIAEAAARVATQVGGRPILDSELLEETVQLVEWPEALVGRFAPEFLALPREVLITVMQHHQKYFAVEDARGQLLPNFVALRNGGTRGLETVRQGNEWVLRARLADARFFFAEDRKRPLSARVPELTGLVVHERLGTMREKTDRLVRLAGRLAAALAIPGERGLALERAALLSKADLVTQVVRELPELQGVIGSIYARLDGEPAAVAEALREQYLPRGAQLPQSELGADLALLDKLDTLLSGLAAGLAASGSQDPYGLRRAAAGIVAIVLDRHLRLDLREFSRAALEDLTPALDPARRAAALDGVMDLLRQRLRTVLIEGGISYDTADAVLEAGAADPADAAARARALWAFRKRAEFARLYTAFDRAARIVPGDFQGRVHAEALQVDAERSLLAAIEALESPGAAASADLGPAETVRHYEQSFRRLAALGDPVDRFFTDVLVMAEDGTARANRLALLARVVGLVRPLADLTRVVVGEGKASPDS